The following proteins are encoded in a genomic region of Alphaproteobacteria bacterium:
- the yajC gene encoding preprotein translocase subunit YajC: protein MLFIADAFAQAAPAVTDPNATIGGIPSSIFQIVALVAIFYFLLIRPQMKKSKEQRELVAALQKGDKVVTNSGIIATIAKVEPSDQTFIIEIAPQVKIKILQSFVTSKFNPDAQQAKNTSTKEEKAVENKSSDNEKSEIDNPAAS from the coding sequence ATGCTATTTATCGCAGATGCATTTGCCCAGGCGGCCCCAGCAGTCACAGATCCAAACGCTACAATCGGTGGAATTCCGAGTTCGATTTTTCAGATCGTTGCGTTGGTCGCTATTTTCTATTTTCTCCTGATTCGCCCGCAAATGAAAAAAAGCAAAGAACAGCGCGAATTGGTTGCTGCCTTGCAAAAAGGAGACAAAGTAGTCACCAATAGTGGTATCATTGCCACCATTGCGAAAGTAGAACCGAGCGATCAAACCTTCATCATTGAAATTGCCCCGCAGGTTAAAATCAAAATCCTTCAATCTTTTGTGACCAGTAAATTTAATCCAGATGCTCAACAGGCCAAAAACACCTCTACTAAGGAAGAAAAAGCAGTTGAAAATAAATCTTCAGACAACGAAAAATCTGAGATTGACAATCCTGCTGCATCTTAA
- the eno gene encoding phosphopyruvate hydratase, whose amino-acid sequence MVDIIDVFAREILDSRGNPTIEVDVELEDGSIGRAAVPSGASTGKKEANELRDKEDRYGGKGVQRAVEHVCIDIANAITGMDATNQREIDLSLIELDGTETKSKLGANAILGVSLATAKAAALSVDLPLYRYIGGLSAHILPIPMMNIINGGAHADNPIDIQEFMIVPSGFETFSEALRGGVEVFHALKALLKENGHITAVGDEGGFAPNLKSADEALGFIMRAIEKAGYRPGEDIMIALDAAASEFYKHGKYHLEGEGKTLDGGQLTKYWEDLVSRFPITSIEDGMAEDDHEGWKILTQSLGNKIQLVGDDLFVTNPEILSEGISQGLANALLVKPNQIGTLTETLTAITIARSAGYGAILSHRSGETEDTTIAHLAVATNCGQIKTGSLCRSDRLAKYNELLRIEEELEDHAVYPGLLKTMFKHG is encoded by the coding sequence ATGGTTGATATTATCGATGTATTTGCACGTGAAATTCTAGACAGCCGAGGTAATCCAACAATTGAAGTTGATGTTGAGTTGGAAGATGGGTCCATAGGCCGGGCCGCGGTTCCCAGTGGTGCCTCAACCGGCAAAAAAGAAGCCAATGAATTACGTGATAAAGAAGATCGTTATGGTGGTAAAGGTGTCCAGCGTGCCGTCGAACATGTATGTATCGACATTGCTAACGCGATTACCGGGATGGATGCAACTAATCAACGCGAAATTGATTTAAGTCTGATTGAGTTGGACGGTACTGAAACTAAATCAAAACTGGGTGCAAATGCTATCCTCGGGGTATCGTTGGCGACGGCTAAGGCGGCGGCTCTCAGTGTTGATTTACCACTATACCGTTATATTGGAGGGCTATCAGCGCATATTTTGCCAATACCGATGATGAATATTATTAATGGTGGTGCACATGCTGATAATCCTATTGATATTCAGGAGTTTATGATCGTTCCTTCTGGGTTTGAAACATTTTCTGAAGCACTGCGTGGTGGTGTTGAAGTGTTCCATGCCTTAAAAGCCCTTCTGAAAGAAAATGGCCATATCACGGCTGTTGGTGATGAAGGTGGTTTTGCGCCTAATCTCAAAAGCGCGGATGAAGCTCTGGGGTTTATTATGAGAGCAATTGAAAAGGCCGGCTATCGTCCAGGCGAAGATATCATGATTGCTCTAGATGCTGCTGCTTCTGAATTTTATAAGCATGGTAAATACCATCTGGAAGGTGAGGGGAAAACCCTTGATGGCGGACAATTAACCAAATATTGGGAAGATTTAGTATCGCGCTTTCCGATTACGTCTATTGAAGATGGTATGGCTGAAGATGACCATGAAGGCTGGAAAATACTGACCCAATCGCTTGGAAATAAAATTCAGTTAGTGGGTGACGATTTGTTTGTGACAAACCCTGAAATCCTTTCCGAAGGAATTTCACAAGGGCTGGCGAACGCCTTGCTGGTTAAACCCAACCAGATTGGTACCTTAACAGAAACACTAACAGCTATCACCATTGCCCGGAGTGCTGGCTATGGTGCGATATTATCACATCGTTCTGGCGAAACCGAAGATACCACGATAGCCCATTTAGCGGTTGCCACTAATTGTGGTCAGATCAAAACCGGGTCGTTGTGCCGTTCGGATCGTTTAGCTAAATATAACGAACTGCTTCGAATTGAAGAGGAACTTGAAGATCATGCTGTTTATCCTGGTTTACTTAAAACCATGTTTAAACATGGGTAA